Within Nocardioides rotundus, the genomic segment TTCGGCGGCACCTCCCGCACCGACGGGACGGCGAGCGGCCGTTGCCCGGGGCCGGCACCCCGGGGCCGACTCTCGCCACCAAACCCGTCCTGACCTGCGACAACACTCCCCGAGTCGCCGGTCGCGGAAGGCGTGTGCGAAGGTTTCTCCACAAGTGCGGAGCGTGCTACACAGCTTGTGGACAAAGGTGTGGACGACGGCCGGGGCGGCAGAGTGACGGAGGAGCCGGTGGAGGACGACGTGGATCTCGGCGACGTCTGGAACGCGGTGGTCGCCGACCTCCAGGCGCCCCAGCGGGTCTGGCTGACCACCTCCGAGCCGGTCACGCTGCACGAGACCACCGCGATCATCGCCGTCCCCAACGACTTCACCCGCAACCAGCTCGAGGGCAGGCTGCGCGGTCAGGTCGAGGACGCCCTCTCCGAGGCCTTCGGCCGGGAGATCCGGCTCGCGGTCACCATCGACGCCGACCTGGAGCAGCGCGCGCCGACCACGCACCCCGACCAGCAGGTCGATGTGTCGACAGATCGACCGACCCGTCCGCTCGACACCCAGGGCCCCGCCCCGGCCGAGCCGCTGCCCCCCGCCCCCGCGGTCGACGCGGCGCAGGGCGAGCGCACCGGGGTGACGCCGAGCGGGGAGACCCGGCTGAACCCGAAGTACGTCTTCGAGAGCTTCGTCATCGGCTCCTCCAACCGGTTCCCGCACGCGGCGGCGGTCGCGGTCGCCGAGGCGCCGGGCCGCTCCTACAACCCGCTGCTCATCTACGGCGACTCCGGCCTGGGCAAGACCCACCTGCTGCACGCGATCGGCCACTATGTGCGCAGCCTCTACTCCGGCGCGCGCGTGCGCTATGTGAGCTCGGAGGAGTTCACCAACGAGTTCATCAACGCGATCCGCGACGACCGGCAGGACCGCTTCAAGCGGCGCTACCGCGATGTCGACGTACTCCTCATCGACGACATCCAGTTCCTCGAGGGCAAGATCCAGACCCAGGAGGAGTTCTTCCACACCTTCAACACGCTGCACAACGCCAACAAGCAGATCGTGCTGACCTCCGACCGCGCCCCCAAGCGGCTCGACGACATCGAGGACCGGCTGCGCAACCGCTTCGAGTGGGGCCTGGTCACCGACGTCCAGCCGCCGGACCTGGAGACCCGGATCGCGATCCTGCGCAAGAAGGCCGCGATGGAGGGCCTCACCGCGCCGGCCGACGTGCTGGAGTTCATCGCCTCGAAGATCCAGACCAACATCCGCGAGCTCGAGGGCGCGCTGATCCGGGTCACCGCGTTCGCCAACCTCAACAAGCAGCCGGTCGACCTCACCCTGGCCGAGATCGTGCTCAAGGACCTGATCCCCGAGGGCGCCGAGCCGGAGATCACCCCCGGCCTGATCATCGCCCAGACCGCGGCCTACTTCGGCGTCTCGATCGAGGACCTCACCGGCCCCTCCCGCGGCCGCCACCTCGTGCAGGGCCGACAGATCGCGATGTACCTGTGCCGCGAGCTCACCCAGCTCTCGCTGCCCAAGATCGGCCAGCAGTTCGGCGGCCGCGACCACACGACGGTGATGTACGCCGACCGCAAGATCAACCAGCTGCTGGCCGAGCGGCGCTCGGTGTTCAACCAGGTCAGCGAGCTCACCAACCGGATCAAGATGCAGGCCCGCCACGCCTGAGCCGGCCGCGCCCCGCCGCCGTACTCAGCGCCGGCC encodes:
- the dnaA gene encoding chromosomal replication initiator protein DnaA, coding for MTEEPVEDDVDLGDVWNAVVADLQAPQRVWLTTSEPVTLHETTAIIAVPNDFTRNQLEGRLRGQVEDALSEAFGREIRLAVTIDADLEQRAPTTHPDQQVDVSTDRPTRPLDTQGPAPAEPLPPAPAVDAAQGERTGVTPSGETRLNPKYVFESFVIGSSNRFPHAAAVAVAEAPGRSYNPLLIYGDSGLGKTHLLHAIGHYVRSLYSGARVRYVSSEEFTNEFINAIRDDRQDRFKRRYRDVDVLLIDDIQFLEGKIQTQEEFFHTFNTLHNANKQIVLTSDRAPKRLDDIEDRLRNRFEWGLVTDVQPPDLETRIAILRKKAAMEGLTAPADVLEFIASKIQTNIRELEGALIRVTAFANLNKQPVDLTLAEIVLKDLIPEGAEPEITPGLIIAQTAAYFGVSIEDLTGPSRGRHLVQGRQIAMYLCRELTQLSLPKIGQQFGGRDHTTVMYADRKINQLLAERRSVFNQVSELTNRIKMQARHA